The sequence CGGACGTGCACGTGGGGGGCCGTGCCGGGCCGCTGGAATTTCAGGGCGTTGCCGATGAGGTTCTGCAGGGCGTGCCGCAGCAGGTCGGGGCTGCTTATCACGGTCGGGAGGGCCTCCACCTGGACGTGCGCGCCGCTGCTGCGAATCTGGGCGTTGAGGTCCGCGGTGATCTCGCTGGTCAGGACGTTCAGGTCCACCTGCTGCGTGACGCGCGGGGCCTTGCGGACCCTGGAGTACACCAGCAGGTCCTGAATGAGGGTCTTCATGCGCAGCGTGGCGGACGTGGTGAAGTCGATGTACTGCCGGGCGCGATCGTCAAGCTGATCGTGGTAGCGGCGGGCGAGCAGTTCGGTATAGCTGCCGATGGTCCGCAGGGGTTCTTGCAGGTCGTGGCTGGCGACGTACGCGAACTGTTCCAGTTCCCGGTTGCTGCGTTCCAGGTGCTCGTTGGTGGCGCGCAGGGCCTCGGCCGCGCCCCGCAGCTGCCGTTCGCGGTCCTGCACGGCGCTGGCCATGGCATCGAACTGCGCGCCCAGGTGCGCGAGTTCCTCGACGGGCATGCGGGGGGTGCGCTGGTCGTAGTGGCCCTGCGCGATGCTCTGGGCGGCGCTGTTCAGGCTGAGCAGCATGCGGCTAACCGAGCGGGTCACGCGGTACGCGGTGAACAGGATCAGCGTGACGCTGAGCAGCACCCCGGCCACGCTGAGCAGCTGCACGAGGCGCAGCAGGGACTTGCTGGCGCGTGTGGCGTCACTCAGGCGGATGGATTCGTTGGTGGTCATGGTGTCCAGCACGGTGCGGGCGTCGTTCAGCAGGGTCCGGCCGACGCCGCCGCTGACCCGCTCGGCCGCGCGCGACATGGACACCTGCCGGGCGCGAATTTCCGGCTGGGCCGCCTCCTCGTGCCAGCGGTTCACGAGCGCCTGCACGCGGGCCAGGTTCGTGCGTTGCAGCGGTGTGACGCTCAGGTCATGCAGGGCGAACACGTCCGCCTGGAAGGTCAGTTTGCCGTTCTCGTAGGGTTCCAGGAACAGGGGCTGGCCGGTGATCACGTAGCCGCGCTGGCCGCTTTCCATGACGGACACCTGCTTGGCGAGGTCCGTGATGAGTTGCAGGCGGGTCTGGGCGTCAAGGACCAGCCCGACGGCCTGATCGTTGCGGTTCACGCCGTACGTGATGGTCGCGCCCACACCCAGCAGCAGCGCGAAGGGCAGCACGAACGGGCGCAGAAGAACCTGCCGCAGGCTGGGCACGCCCCTGAGGGGCGCGGGCGTCTGGACGTCCGCTGTGGGTGCACCCGGCTCGGCGTGGGGGGCGGGGGCCGACATTCCCGCGCATTGTAGTGCAGCGCAGGCCGAGCGCAGCGGCGCCCGGCGGCCCTGCGAGGTGAAATGATTTAAGTTCAAGGCGACGAGGACGCTGTTCCTGCCGGTTGATCCGGGAAGTGGCCGGGCCGTACGCAGCCCTGGGGCAGCAGGGTCAGTAGGCCCCGCCGACGTCTCCCGGGAGGTCACTGCGCCTCACACCCGCGGGCGAATTTTGAACCCAGTTCATCTTGGCGGGGTACAGTGAACGCATGACATTCCAGAACGTGAATCTCACCCACGCGGGTGAGGTCGCCACGCTGACCCTGACCAGCAAGAAGGGCAGCATGGGCCCGACCTTCTGGCCCGAAATCCCCCGCGTCCTGAGCGACCTGGGCGGCGCGCGCGCCCTGATCCTGCGGGGCCAGGACCTCTTCAGCGCCGGGCTGGACGTCCGCGCCAGCGCCCCCGTGATCGCCCTCACCCTCGGGAACCCCGAGGCGTTCGCGGCCGTGGTGGCCGAGATGCACGCCGCCATCAACGCGTTCGCCGCGCTGCCCATCCCCGTGATCGCCGCCGTGCATGGCTGGTGCATTGGCGCGGGCCTGGAACTGATCAGCGCCTGCGACCTCCGCATCGCCAGCGCGGACGCCCGCTTCAGCCTGCCCGAGGTGCGCCTGGGCATCACCGCCGACCTGGGCGGCCTGCAACGCCTCCCGC is a genomic window of Deinococcus radiotolerans containing:
- a CDS encoding sensor histidine kinase, translated to MSAPAPHAEPGAPTADVQTPAPLRGVPSLRQVLLRPFVLPFALLLGVGATITYGVNRNDQAVGLVLDAQTRLQLITDLAKQVSVMESGQRGYVITGQPLFLEPYENGKLTFQADVFALHDLSVTPLQRTNLARVQALVNRWHEEAAQPEIRARQVSMSRAAERVSGGVGRTLLNDARTVLDTMTTNESIRLSDATRASKSLLRLVQLLSVAGVLLSVTLILFTAYRVTRSVSRMLLSLNSAAQSIAQGHYDQRTPRMPVEELAHLGAQFDAMASAVQDRERQLRGAAEALRATNEHLERSNRELEQFAYVASHDLQEPLRTIGSYTELLARRYHDQLDDRARQYIDFTTSATLRMKTLIQDLLVYSRVRKAPRVTQQVDLNVLTSEITADLNAQIRSSGAHVQVEALPTVISSPDLLRHALQNLIGNALKFQRPGTAPHVHVRAERRPGRWVIHVQDNGIGIAPEYHDRIFGVFQRLHPMDEYAGSGIGLAVTRSAAEQLGGELWLDSVPGQGSTFHLALPDPPDPTGDPT
- a CDS encoding enoyl-CoA hydratase-related protein; the protein is MTFQNVNLTHAGEVATLTLTSKKGSMGPTFWPEIPRVLSDLGGARALILRGQDLFSAGLDVRASAPVIALTLGNPEAFAAVVAEMHAAINAFAALPIPVIAAVHGWCIGAGLELISACDLRIASADARFSLPEVRLGITADLGGLQRLPHLIGTGRTAHLALTGDPIDAATAERWGLITELLPTPDALFGRAQALAEQLATLPPRAVEGTKRTLQDRLPHAQSLDHAVRWNAQHMSAEGLAQALK